Proteins from one Clostridia bacterium genomic window:
- the pepV gene encoding dipeptidase PepV — translation MRFDKIVESMQSDIIKTTQELVKIKSVETKPESGAPFGAEVRKCLDRTLEICKDLGFRTESFDGFAGHAEYGDGDDIVGILVHVDVVPEGSGWSHDPYAAEIVDDKIFGRGTIDDKGPAVAAIYGLKAVMDSGMKFNRRVRIIVGCDEESGRWACMKHYFKHASMPMCGFSPDADFPIINSEMGILIFNLEKEFEENNETCCDGLRIKRMHGGNKVNMVPDYCECELEMKKDFTERIQKTVEYMKDKVNAKLELIVDNDKCILKSFGLSAHGSTPGKGTNAISQLISCICKLPLCVSEQTAYINFLNEHIGMEVDGTSFGVAMSDEVSGKLVFNLGTIDMTEEKGSVGINIRYPVTRTRNDVYDIIKNKISSGIRLIEGDEKDPLYVPADNFMIKILQKVYEDVTGQKPELISIGGGTYARAIKNAVAFGPLFPGKEETAHQKDEFIDVEDLIKSTKIYAEAIYELVK, via the coding sequence ATGAGATTTGATAAAATTGTTGAGTCCATGCAGAGTGACATAATAAAAACCACTCAAGAGCTTGTCAAAATAAAAAGTGTTGAAACAAAGCCGGAGTCTGGTGCTCCTTTCGGGGCAGAGGTAAGAAAATGCCTTGATAGAACACTTGAAATATGCAAAGATCTGGGTTTCAGAACCGAAAGTTTTGATGGCTTTGCAGGACATGCCGAATATGGCGACGGTGATGACATAGTAGGGATACTTGTCCATGTTGATGTTGTTCCTGAGGGTTCCGGATGGTCCCATGATCCATATGCAGCTGAAATAGTCGACGATAAAATATTCGGCAGGGGCACCATTGACGATAAAGGCCCTGCTGTGGCTGCAATATATGGATTGAAGGCAGTAATGGATTCGGGAATGAAATTCAACAGAAGAGTAAGGATTATTGTTGGCTGTGATGAAGAGAGCGGCAGATGGGCTTGCATGAAGCACTATTTTAAGCATGCTTCCATGCCTATGTGCGGTTTTTCACCAGATGCTGATTTTCCGATAATCAACAGCGAAATGGGAATACTAATATTCAACCTGGAAAAAGAGTTTGAGGAAAATAACGAGACCTGCTGCGACGGTTTAAGAATAAAACGCATGCATGGAGGCAACAAGGTCAACATGGTTCCCGATTACTGTGAGTGCGAACTGGAAATGAAGAAGGATTTTACTGAAAGAATCCAAAAGACAGTAGAATATATGAAGGATAAAGTGAATGCAAAACTTGAACTAATAGTAGACAACGACAAATGCATTCTCAAATCCTTCGGTCTTTCTGCCCATGGGAGTACCCCAGGCAAGGGAACAAATGCAATTTCGCAGCTTATTTCATGCATCTGCAAACTTCCTCTTTGCGTATCAGAACAGACTGCTTACATCAATTTTCTTAATGAGCATATAGGAATGGAAGTGGACGGCACATCCTTCGGAGTTGCAATGAGTGATGAAGTTTCAGGAAAGCTGGTTTTCAATCTGGGGACAATAGATATGACGGAAGAGAAGGGCAGCGTAGGAATAAACATCAGGTATCCTGTAACCAGGACTAGGAACGATGTATATGATATAATCAAGAATAAAATTTCTTCTGGCATCAGACTAATAGAGGGCGATGAAAAGGATCCACTTTATGTACCTGCAGACAACTTTATGATAAAGATTCTGCAAAAGGTATACGAGGATGTGACAGGGCAAAAGCCAGAGCTTATATCTATAGGCGGAGGCACTTATGCCAGAGCTATAAAAAATGCAGTAGCCTTCGGCCCTTTATTCCCGGGGAAGGAAGAAACCGCGCATCAGAAGGATGAGTTCATAGACGTCGAGGATTTGATCAAGAGCACTAAGATATATGCCGAAGCGATATATGAGCTTGTCAAGTAG
- a CDS encoding ABC transporter permease — MAKNKTIIRDFLAKNIVIILFLLISGIAIPYSQYSGQHLVQEVVTRLGRDSFLVLALLLPVMAGMGINFGLALGAFSGQIALILVTSWQVPGVAGMFLAMALSAPISILLGSLAGAILNRAKGREMITSFVLGFFMTGIYQFVVIICMGSIIPIHDPNNLLLLSKGFGVRNAIQLTQTKGAFDMFFDKLLGVPISIGGVHFPLFSFVIIGVLCGLTVWFRKTKMGQEMRAIGQDMGVSATAGINVDKTRIIAMIVSTTLAGFGQLISIQNIGTLSTYAGTDSLALYAAAALLVGGATVNKASIPNVFIGTALFHLMFIVMPLAANNILGSAVIGEYSRTFISYTVVAASLVLHAWNRNRDKERERLTMSNHG; from the coding sequence ATGGCAAAGAACAAAACGATTATTCGTGATTTTTTAGCTAAGAATATAGTAATTATACTATTTCTATTAATAAGTGGAATTGCTATACCATATTCACAGTATTCAGGACAACACCTTGTACAAGAAGTAGTAACACGTCTTGGTAGAGACTCATTTCTAGTATTGGCGCTGTTGCTTCCCGTAATGGCAGGTATGGGTATAAACTTCGGACTCGCATTGGGCGCATTTTCTGGTCAGATTGCATTGATACTGGTAACGAGCTGGCAGGTTCCGGGCGTAGCCGGTATGTTCCTTGCTATGGCGCTATCAGCTCCGATTAGTATTCTACTGGGATCTTTAGCAGGTGCAATACTTAACAGGGCAAAAGGACGTGAAATGATTACTTCCTTTGTACTGGGATTTTTTATGACTGGTATATATCAGTTCGTAGTAATAATATGTATGGGCAGTATAATTCCTATACATGATCCTAACAACCTGCTTCTTCTGTCAAAAGGCTTTGGAGTAAGAAATGCCATTCAGCTTACTCAGACAAAGGGAGCGTTTGATATGTTCTTTGACAAGCTATTAGGGGTGCCTATAAGCATAGGTGGGGTTCATTTTCCCTTATTCTCATTTGTAATTATAGGAGTACTTTGTGGTTTAACGGTATGGTTCAGAAAAACCAAGATGGGACAAGAAATGAGAGCTATCGGACAGGATATGGGAGTATCGGCAACTGCAGGTATAAATGTAGATAAAACGCGTATAATTGCAATGATAGTGTCAACGACTTTGGCCGGCTTTGGACAGTTGATTTCCATACAGAATATTGGTACATTGAGTACTTATGCCGGAACTGACTCATTGGCACTCTATGCTGCTGCTGCTCTTCTTGTCGGAGGTGCAACAGTAAACAAAGCTAGTATTCCTAATGTTTTTATTGGTACTGCGCTTTTCCATCTAATGTTTATAGTTATGCCTCTGGCAGCAAACAACATTTTGGGCTCAGCTGTTATAGGTGAGTACTCCAGAACCTTTATTTCATATACAGTTGTTGCTGCTTCACTGGTATTGCATGCATGGAACAGGAACAGGGATAAAGAGCGTGAACGTTTGACCATGAGCAATCATGGATGA
- a CDS encoding ABC transporter permease, which produces MASMQNFIKKVGIARFIIAAFLLFMLIIAPFAGLRLDLTISDMITRFGMYSVLILSLIPMIQSGCGLNFGLPLGVIAGTFGAVCSLELQLKGYAGLFAAMIIGTIVAIIIGYLYGKLLNMVKGDEMMIATYVGFASVAFMSIVWVVLPFKNPHLILGYGGNGMRQTINLDVYWMNKLSDILVIKIGPYFKFQTGMFLFFALMCFLVWGFFKTKTGTAMTAVGSNPDYARAAGIDVDKIRTLSVVLSTVIAAIGIVVYAQSFGFIQLYTAPVNHTFSTIAAILIGGAAINKASIKNVIIGGFLSFGILYLAPVVINSTIKLDIADVVRLLVSNGMILYALTRKER; this is translated from the coding sequence ATGGCTAGTATGCAAAATTTTATTAAAAAAGTTGGAATAGCTAGGTTTATTATTGCAGCATTCTTACTATTTATGCTCATAATAGCACCTTTTGCAGGCCTAAGGCTGGATTTGACAATTAGTGATATGATAACCAGGTTTGGAATGTATTCAGTTCTGATATTGTCACTTATACCTATGATACAATCAGGCTGTGGACTGAATTTCGGACTTCCCTTGGGCGTAATAGCCGGAACCTTTGGAGCTGTATGCAGCCTTGAATTGCAATTAAAGGGCTATGCAGGTTTATTTGCAGCTATGATAATTGGTACCATTGTTGCAATCATAATAGGATATTTATATGGTAAGCTCTTAAACATGGTTAAGGGCGATGAAATGATGATTGCTACTTATGTTGGTTTTGCATCAGTAGCATTTATGAGTATAGTTTGGGTTGTACTGCCATTTAAAAACCCTCATCTCATTCTTGGATATGGCGGTAACGGGATGCGTCAGACAATAAATCTTGACGTATATTGGATGAATAAGCTAAGTGATATTTTAGTTATAAAGATAGGACCTTACTTCAAGTTTCAAACAGGTATGTTCCTGTTCTTTGCCTTAATGTGTTTCCTCGTTTGGGGATTTTTTAAGACAAAGACCGGTACTGCAATGACTGCTGTCGGATCAAACCCTGATTATGCAAGAGCAGCAGGTATCGACGTAGATAAGATACGTACCCTTTCGGTAGTGTTATCTACTGTAATTGCAGCTATTGGGATTGTAGTATATGCACAAAGCTTCGGCTTCATACAATTATACACAGCTCCGGTAAATCATACCTTTTCTACTATTGCTGCAATACTTATAGGTGGTGCTGCAATTAATAAGGCATCAATCAAAAACGTAATTATCGGAGGTTTTTTATCCTTCGGTATATTATATCTGGCACCTGTCGTAATAAACAGTACTATCAAACTGGATATTGCGGATGTTGTCAGACTACTTGTGTCAAACGGCATGATTCTATATGCCCTCACAAGGAAGGAGCGATAG
- a CDS encoding sugar ABC transporter ATP-binding protein, with protein MALGDFLLRFENVGKEFYGNRVLKNVSFNLEKGKIIGLVGENGAGKSTMMKILFGMNDIIETGGYEGKIYLDGAEINFQNPMDALNAGIGMVHQEFSLIPGFTSTENIMLNRELLNESIISKILGKKLSTLDRPQMRKNAEDAINTLGVKIPPDMLVSEMPVGHKQFLEIAREIDRKQVKLLVLDEPTAVLTESEAEILISAMRKLAERGISIIFISHRLQEIIDVCDSIIVLRDGEIVKDTPSKDVTIIQIAEWMVGRGMGGEKQKRAKSADNDDDIIMEIQNLWVDMPGEYVHDVSLKVRRGEILGIGGLAGQGKLGFPNGIMGLFPAGGKVVYNGKDLPLNIPKKSLDAGIAFVSEDRRGVGLLLDEPIYWNIAFASMQVHNKYLKRIFGGLLLRQEKEMRESAKQYMKQLEIRCTSENQKVKELSGGNQQKICLAKAFDLEPELLFVSEPTRGIDIGAKSLVLEALKKYNKENKTTIVMISSELEELRSICDRIAIVSEGKISGILDAAELSTNFGLLMANIKLDERKVDCNG; from the coding sequence TTGGCTTTAGGCGACTTTTTGTTGCGTTTTGAGAATGTAGGCAAAGAATTCTATGGAAATCGTGTTCTTAAGAATGTATCATTTAACCTTGAAAAGGGTAAGATTATTGGCTTGGTTGGTGAGAATGGTGCAGGTAAGTCCACTATGATGAAAATCCTCTTTGGAATGAATGACATAATAGAAACTGGAGGCTATGAAGGTAAAATATACCTTGACGGAGCCGAAATTAATTTTCAAAACCCTATGGATGCCTTGAATGCAGGCATTGGGATGGTTCACCAGGAGTTTTCACTTATACCTGGCTTTACCAGCACAGAGAATATAATGCTGAACAGGGAATTATTAAATGAAAGTATTATTTCGAAAATATTGGGAAAAAAGCTTAGTACACTTGACAGGCCGCAAATGAGAAAAAATGCAGAAGATGCAATTAATACCCTTGGAGTTAAGATACCTCCGGATATGCTGGTATCTGAGATGCCTGTCGGTCATAAGCAGTTTTTGGAAATTGCCCGTGAAATAGATAGGAAGCAGGTAAAGCTGCTTGTTCTCGATGAACCTACTGCAGTTTTGACAGAGTCTGAAGCAGAGATTCTCATTAGTGCCATGAGAAAATTGGCTGAGAGAGGGATATCGATTATTTTCATATCACACCGTTTGCAGGAGATAATTGATGTATGTGATTCTATTATTGTTTTGCGAGATGGCGAAATAGTAAAGGATACACCTTCAAAGGACGTAACTATTATTCAGATAGCTGAATGGATGGTCGGTAGGGGTATGGGCGGCGAAAAGCAGAAAAGGGCAAAATCAGCCGATAATGATGATGATATAATCATGGAAATACAAAATCTTTGGGTTGATATGCCAGGTGAGTATGTTCATGATGTTAGTTTAAAAGTCCGAAGAGGAGAAATCCTTGGTATAGGAGGACTTGCGGGACAGGGGAAGCTTGGTTTTCCAAATGGAATAATGGGGCTTTTTCCAGCAGGAGGCAAGGTCGTATATAATGGGAAGGACCTGCCGCTAAATATACCTAAAAAGTCGTTAGATGCCGGGATAGCATTTGTTTCAGAAGATCGTCGAGGAGTAGGGCTTTTACTTGACGAACCTATTTATTGGAATATAGCATTTGCTTCCATGCAGGTACATAACAAATATCTTAAACGCATCTTTGGAGGGCTGTTGCTCCGACAGGAAAAGGAAATGAGAGAATCTGCCAAGCAGTATATGAAGCAGCTTGAGATACGCTGTACATCTGAAAATCAGAAAGTAAAAGAGCTTTCTGGCGGAAATCAGCAAAAGATATGCCTTGCTAAAGCATTCGACCTGGAGCCGGAGCTTCTATTTGTATCCGAACCTACAAGGGGCATAGATATAGGAGCTAAATCACTTGTACTTGAGGCGCTTAAGAAGTACAACAAAGAGAACAAAACCACTATAGTAATGATATCCTCAGAGCTTGAGGAACTGCGTTCTATCTGCGATAGAATTGCAATTGTCAGTGAGGGGAAAATATCAGGGATTTTAGATGCTGCTGAACTATCCACAAATTTCGGACTTCTGATGGCCAATATAAAGCTTGATGAAAGGAAGGTGGACTGTAATGGCTAG
- a CDS encoding DUF3798 domain-containing protein — protein MKRILALVLALVTIFSLVACAKPAEQAAAPAAAAPAAAAPEAQKYHIGIVTGTYSQAEDEARGAEYLIKKYGDVKDGGMIKHVTYPDNFASELETTISVIAGLADDPDMKAIVVNQGVGGTAPAFQQIREKRPDILLLVGMPQEDPNVISKAADLISDVDNISRGYYMVKNAKDMGAKTFVHISFPRHMSIELLARRRAIMEEACKDLGIAFAFETAPDPATDIGLAGAQAQLLQMMPALIAKYGKDSAFFTTNDGLSEPLIKQVIDNGAIYGENDTPTPLIGFPAALSLDLKDVAGDFPAITKKIEEAVVAKGGSGRIPVAPFSFSYCNSAALGEFAKNVIDGKAKIDDTKAVIEAFNTLTPGGNWITTNYADVKTGEVMKNYLLVLEDTYVFGKGYTGSTNTPVPEKYLKIK, from the coding sequence ATGAAAAGAATATTAGCTTTAGTTTTAGCACTTGTTACTATTTTTAGTCTTGTAGCATGCGCTAAGCCAGCAGAGCAAGCAGCAGCACCTGCAGCAGCGGCTCCAGCAGCAGCAGCACCTGAAGCACAGAAGTACCACATAGGTATTGTTACTGGTACATATTCACAGGCTGAAGATGAAGCCAGAGGTGCAGAATATCTTATTAAAAAGTATGGCGATGTAAAAGATGGCGGTATGATAAAGCATGTTACATATCCGGACAACTTCGCATCAGAGCTTGAAACTACAATATCAGTTATTGCAGGTCTTGCTGACGACCCAGATATGAAGGCAATAGTAGTTAACCAGGGCGTTGGCGGAACAGCTCCTGCTTTCCAGCAGATAAGAGAAAAAAGACCTGACATTTTATTGTTAGTTGGCATGCCACAGGAAGACCCGAATGTTATTTCAAAAGCTGCAGATTTAATTTCTGACGTTGATAACATATCCCGTGGTTATTACATGGTTAAGAATGCTAAGGATATGGGAGCCAAGACTTTTGTTCACATTTCCTTCCCACGTCATATGAGTATTGAACTTCTTGCAAGAAGAAGAGCAATAATGGAAGAAGCTTGTAAAGATTTAGGCATAGCATTTGCTTTCGAAACAGCTCCAGACCCAGCTACTGATATAGGTCTTGCAGGTGCTCAGGCTCAGTTGCTTCAGATGATGCCTGCACTTATTGCAAAGTATGGCAAGGATTCAGCTTTCTTTACAACTAATGATGGACTTTCAGAGCCATTGATTAAGCAGGTAATAGACAACGGAGCTATCTATGGTGAGAATGATACACCAACTCCTTTGATAGGTTTCCCAGCAGCACTTAGTCTTGACCTTAAAGATGTTGCAGGAGATTTCCCGGCAATCACAAAGAAAATTGAAGAAGCTGTTGTAGCAAAGGGCGGATCAGGAAGAATTCCAGTAGCTCCTTTCTCATTCAGCTATTGTAATTCCGCAGCACTTGGCGAATTTGCTAAAAACGTTATAGACGGCAAAGCAAAGATAGATGATACAAAGGCTGTTATAGAAGCGTTTAATACTCTTACACCAGGCGGAAACTGGATTACTACAAACTATGCAGATGTAAAGACTGGCGAAGTTATGAAGAATTACTTGCTTGTTCTTGAAGACACTTACGTTTTTGGAAAGGGTTATACTGGATCAACAAACACACCAGTGCCAGAAAAGTATTTGAAAATAAAATAA
- a CDS encoding response regulator, whose translation MNMPKIVIIDDEPDIVYTIQEICLHGGWETVTASNGRQGYELCKTYKPNLAIVDYHMPDWDGLTTVKKIRLLDNAVSILVLTVDERQEIAEKFIEAGATDFAIKPIKSPDLISRIKMNLRINEIQQKYIEEKHQVYIDKGISPATLSIICDYFREKGEGLTIDDITNGLNLAYQTVHRYVQYLIEEKKIEIVPIYGQIGRPKNKYKLI comes from the coding sequence ATGAATATGCCCAAAATTGTAATAATAGATGACGAGCCGGACATTGTTTATACAATTCAGGAGATATGCCTGCATGGGGGCTGGGAGACAGTTACTGCGTCAAATGGAAGACAGGGCTATGAGCTGTGCAAAACATATAAACCGAACCTGGCAATAGTAGATTATCATATGCCCGATTGGGATGGACTCACTACAGTGAAAAAAATCCGTCTGCTCGATAATGCCGTATCCATATTAGTGCTGACTGTTGACGAAAGACAAGAAATTGCAGAAAAGTTCATTGAAGCTGGTGCAACTGATTTTGCCATTAAACCAATTAAATCGCCAGACTTAATTTCTCGCATAAAAATGAATTTGAGAATAAATGAAATTCAGCAGAAATATATTGAAGAAAAGCATCAGGTATATATTGATAAAGGAATAAGTCCCGCAACCTTGAGTATTATATGCGATTATTTCAGAGAAAAGGGAGAGGGGCTTACCATCGATGATATAACCAATGGTCTCAACCTTGCATATCAGACCGTACACAGATATGTACAGTACTTGATTGAGGAAAAAAAGATAGAAATCGTTCCTATTTATGGTCAGATTGGAAGGCCTAAAAACAAATATAAGCTGATTTGA
- a CDS encoding HAMP domain-containing sensor histidine kinase → MITNEIKMSEIKYPKTFMTGGILLISLGFLFPVFSQLIWFDIIEKIREAINTGDSGHLILASASINFLYAIQSTFIFMGTMLVIFHSKLKDWLSRFDIFLVSLITIIFLHWTNSLIFELPWEPVSTILALLITLFLFGKLFGETNSFIQVFIVSIQVFFAFHWLNIMPIFSVYRFGQSDILYSVKISGVYLHSETVLNFSGAAFFLPFIISAFITATLFISYSRNIHMMRENYEKENEIRSMRTKALENRVYQEVKSLVHDLKTPLVTIRGLNSLLLTASGQDKLSEYSNRIENSVTRMSEMISSFLYESSHQRLKVTELISYIRAQLPLEDEKIKFEIYIEDNLPDIYVNKIRIARAVINILENAIIVPYRHPFKLIKLEVLAAERGINIVVQDNGIGIKESDLQLIWEVGYSTNNTSGLGLPFAKRIFMDNDGTIEVQSQENIGTTATIFLPSVEVLQISGN, encoded by the coding sequence ATGATAACCAATGAAATAAAAATGAGTGAGATAAAGTATCCGAAAACATTTATGACAGGAGGCATTTTACTTATCAGCCTCGGTTTTCTTTTTCCTGTCTTTTCTCAGCTTATATGGTTTGATATTATAGAGAAGATAAGAGAAGCCATAAATACAGGGGACAGCGGACATCTTATACTTGCATCTGCCTCCATTAACTTCCTCTACGCAATTCAAAGCACCTTTATTTTCATGGGAACAATGCTGGTGATTTTTCATTCGAAACTTAAGGACTGGTTAAGCCGATTTGACATTTTTCTGGTATCATTAATTACAATTATTTTTTTACATTGGACAAACTCTCTTATATTTGAGCTTCCGTGGGAGCCTGTATCAACAATATTAGCGCTGCTTATAACGCTGTTTCTTTTCGGAAAATTGTTTGGGGAAACTAACAGCTTCATTCAGGTGTTTATAGTGTCCATACAGGTCTTTTTCGCATTTCACTGGCTTAACATCATGCCGATTTTTTCGGTCTACAGATTTGGACAAAGTGATATCCTGTACAGTGTTAAAATATCAGGCGTATATTTGCACTCTGAAACGGTGTTGAACTTTTCAGGGGCTGCATTTTTTCTTCCTTTTATTATATCGGCTTTCATTACGGCTACTCTTTTTATAAGCTACTCCAGGAACATTCACATGATGCGGGAGAATTACGAAAAAGAAAATGAAATAAGAAGTATGAGAACAAAAGCTCTGGAAAACCGAGTATATCAAGAGGTCAAGTCTTTGGTGCATGACTTGAAAACACCGCTTGTGACAATTCGCGGTTTGAATTCCTTGTTGCTTACTGCCAGTGGGCAGGATAAGTTAAGTGAATACAGCAATCGAATTGAAAACTCGGTTACGAGAATGAGTGAAATGATTTCCAGCTTTCTCTATGAATCCTCACACCAGAGACTTAAAGTAACGGAATTGATCAGTTATATAAGAGCACAGCTTCCCCTGGAGGATGAAAAGATTAAATTTGAAATCTATATTGAAGATAATCTTCCGGATATATATGTAAATAAAATACGAATTGCCAGAGCGGTAATAAACATACTTGAAAATGCAATCATAGTTCCCTACAGGCATCCCTTTAAATTGATAAAATTAGAGGTATTGGCAGCTGAAAGAGGAATTAATATAGTTGTGCAGGACAACGGTATCGGCATAAAGGAATCGGATCTTCAGCTAATATGGGAGGTAGGTTATTCTACAAATAATACTTCCGGATTGGGGCTGCCTTTTGCAAAAAGAATATTCATGGACAATGATGGAACAATTGAAGTGCAAAGTCAGGAGAACATAGGAACGACAGCAACGATTTTCCTGCCATCGGTTGAAGTCCTGCAAATATCAGGTAATTAG
- a CDS encoding DUF6305 family protein, translating to MKQKFIRAILLATLIILLILTNMPFTEKSETKIFTLPGLPRPIANTPVIITSAGQSTDTYIIRDISNQLMIRSFFMPQARDVDLKDIKTIVFVVGYSSLGAKLQGISYEEEKLRIEKLLQKAKEDKLTVLTVVIGSEQLQDNKTEELLRLIGKQTDYLVGMRESSRASILIELAKDGDIPLTLVNKVNDISEPFASAFR from the coding sequence ATGAAACAAAAGTTTATTAGAGCAATACTACTGGCAACCCTCATCATTCTGCTTATCTTAACAAATATGCCCTTCACGGAAAAAAGCGAGACTAAAATATTTACACTTCCCGGTCTGCCTCGGCCAATAGCGAATACACCAGTTATTATCACTTCTGCGGGGCAAAGCACCGACACGTATATTATTCGTGATATTTCAAACCAATTAATGATCAGAAGCTTCTTTATGCCTCAGGCAAGGGATGTGGATTTGAAGGATATTAAAACAATTGTGTTTGTGGTAGGGTACAGTTCTTTGGGCGCGAAGCTGCAGGGCATAAGCTACGAGGAAGAGAAGTTACGCATTGAGAAGCTTCTTCAAAAGGCAAAAGAAGACAAATTGACGGTTTTGACTGTTGTAATAGGGAGCGAGCAGCTTCAAGACAATAAGACAGAAGAGCTTCTAAGGCTTATAGGCAAACAAACAGATTATCTGGTAGGGATGAGAGAGTCAAGTAGAGCGAGCATACTGATTGAACTGGCGAAGGATGGGGATATACCATTGACGCTTGTAAATAAAGTAAACGATATTTCTGAGCCTTTTGCTTCAGCTTTTCGATGA
- a CDS encoding ABC transporter substrate-binding protein: MKKGNKLFLIFSMTAFIIAFMSGCVKETTSRGGWDINYISHGDTGKTLVIGRANDSVSLDPASTTDMDSFKVTVNVLETLVKSEKEGDQIVPCLAESWKSSEDGLTWVFKLRQGIKFHDDTVFNAQAVVFNFQRWMDIDNTYHNGSFSYWNYIFGGFPGFVKSVTAISDYSVEIKLNKPYAPFLNALAMPVFGISSPGNIMKYGVDTYEHPVGTGPFIFKSWERGKNITLIRNDKYWNYAAKVNEVEFRVIPLSKDRLDELRQGSIHIADNLSPDDIADIKYDPNLYLYLRPSFNVGYLAMNNEKLPFNVREVRVAINHAIDKEKLINDVFDNLAKPAKTYIPPFLWGYNDNLESYEYNPEKSSQLLAKAGFPNGFKTTLWVMDAARDYFPKPLETAQFIKDNLKQVNIDAEIKVFSLNEYLAKIHDGEHQMALIGWTGDFTDPDNFLYTLLASENAKPGLAGNYSFYRSKEVDQLLAQARQTSNMVFRRSLYRSVQEMVNYDAPSVPLVHTMPALAARLSVKGYAPHMTGVESLENVDIDLE, encoded by the coding sequence ATGAAAAAAGGTAATAAACTATTTCTAATATTTTCTATGACTGCATTTATTATCGCTTTCATGTCGGGATGCGTAAAAGAGACAACCAGCCGGGGAGGGTGGGATATTAACTACATCAGCCATGGTGATACGGGAAAAACGCTTGTTATAGGCCGTGCCAATGATTCGGTCAGCTTGGACCCTGCTAGCACTACTGATATGGATTCCTTCAAAGTGACGGTTAACGTATTAGAAACCTTGGTAAAGAGTGAAAAAGAGGGAGATCAAATTGTTCCCTGCCTGGCTGAAAGCTGGAAATCAAGTGAGGATGGACTCACCTGGGTATTCAAGCTGCGCCAGGGAATAAAATTTCATGACGATACTGTTTTCAACGCGCAAGCTGTTGTTTTTAATTTCCAGCGATGGATGGACATTGATAACACATATCACAATGGCTCATTCAGCTATTGGAATTATATATTCGGCGGTTTCCCTGGTTTTGTAAAAAGTGTGACAGCAATTTCGGATTATTCCGTAGAAATAAAGCTTAATAAGCCTTATGCTCCGTTTTTAAACGCGTTGGCAATGCCGGTATTTGGCATATCAAGCCCTGGAAACATAATGAAATATGGAGTGGACACATACGAGCATCCTGTTGGAACCGGACCTTTTATTTTTAAAAGCTGGGAACGGGGTAAGAACATTACTCTCATAAGAAATGACAAGTATTGGAACTATGCTGCCAAGGTCAACGAAGTGGAGTTTAGGGTTATTCCCTTAAGCAAAGATAGGCTGGATGAGTTGAGACAAGGCTCAATCCATATTGCGGATAACCTAAGTCCTGACGATATTGCAGATATTAAATATGATCCCAATTTGTATTTATATCTGAGACCTAGCTTTAATGTCGGTTATTTAGCTATGAATAATGAAAAGTTACCTTTTAATGTACGAGAGGTTAGGGTAGCTATCAACCATGCTATCGATAAAGAAAAACTGATAAATGATGTATTTGACAATTTGGCTAAACCTGCCAAAACATATATCCCGCCCTTCCTTTGGGGTTATAATGATAATTTGGAGTCCTATGAATACAACCCGGAAAAATCCAGTCAGCTATTGGCAAAAGCAGGTTTCCCCAATGGCTTTAAAACAACATTATGGGTAATGGATGCGGCAAGGGATTATTTCCCAAAGCCTTTGGAGACAGCACAGTTCATTAAAGATAACCTTAAGCAGGTAAATATTGACGCGGAAATTAAGGTGTTCAGTTTAAATGAATATCTTGCGAAGATACACGATGGTGAACACCAGATGGCTCTAATTGGCTGGACTGGAGACTTTACCGATCCAGACAATTTCTTATACACTTTGCTGGCTTCTGAAAATGCCAAACCTGGACTGGCCGGCAACTACTCTTTCTATAGGAGTAAAGAAGTAGATCAGCTGCTGGCTCAAGCAAGACAAACCAGCAACATGGTTTTCAGAAGAAGCCTTTATAGAAGCGTGCAGGAAATGGTGAATTATGATGCACCTTCAGTTCCGCTGGTACATACCATGCCGGCATTGGCGGCACGGTTGTCGGTAAAGGGATATGCACCACATATGACAGGTGTTGAGTCCTTGGAGAACGTCGACATTGATTTAGAGTGA